From the genome of Triticum aestivum cultivar Chinese Spring chromosome 3B, IWGSC CS RefSeq v2.1, whole genome shotgun sequence, one region includes:
- the LOC123066493 gene encoding inactive anthranilate O-methyltransferase 1-like, protein MVISLVGTRSDVIASKFFLFPGIVAQILSVMVTEGVIDKEKFDSFYVPVHGPSGEEVREIIEEEGSFSIREMRVHDPTTEMNTALSTPRKFVNNLRALFEPIIVQHFGDIMDEFVRTAELHWSLDPDGSLQEERARTSRAMLVVSLAKVS, encoded by the exons ATGGTTATTTCCCTAGTAGGGACGCGTTCTGATGTAATTGCTTCCAAATTCTTTCTTTTCCCAGGAATTGTAGCTCAAATTCTAAGTGTCATGGTCACTGAG GGTGTGATCGACAAAGAAAAGTTTGATTCTTTCTATGTGCCCGTGCATGGACCTTCCGGCGAAGAGGTGAGGGAAATCATTGAAGAAGAGGGCTCCTTTTCCATCAGGGAGATGCGGGTGCACGACCCTACGACCGAAATGAACACTGCTCTGAGCACCCCAAGGAAGTTCGTCAATAATCTGAGAGCCTTATTCGAGCCGATAATAGTCCAGCATTTTGGAGACATTATGGATGAATTTGTGAGGACTGCGGAGCTGCACTGGAGCCTGGATCCGGATGGGAGCTTGCAAGAGGAGCGGGCCAGAACCTCTCGAGCTATGCTGGTTGTATCCCTCGCAAAGGTGTCATGA